From the genome of Vibrio porteresiae DSM 19223, one region includes:
- a CDS encoding methyl-accepting chemotaxis protein, which produces MKLKSIQAKIAVTAGLCLLLTAGILVGYSVYSALKTQTLVSEKVSKLATETTLKEIKATAANYSESISRRLEEALSAARAISDAMSAAKEAQINQGAPFINRSVFNGMLTEVLKSNKDLNGTYSAWAPNAFDGQDAQFKVNRDGNNPDTGRFTPYWIRDASGAINVQPLVEYDSFEAHPNGVMKGAWYQVPEKTLNETVTAPLPYIVQGKNVWLATLSAPIIANGKFLGVVGADYNLDFVQKLSEQVSSELYNGRSHVSIVTASGLVIADSEQTETIGKSMQALFGDETNFVQTAIKNKESTVKIDEKSNNLKVISPFVLGQSNVTWAMVIKLDLGLVLADANALSAELKSNNQTDTTWQIGLGLIISVVAIGALLVMARNISQPILNAVNMAKTIATGQFKNRLNYRSVDEVGQLSEALDNMAESLQAQVSIAEKISQGDLAVNVKLASNEDQLGRALSQMVDDLNTLVGQIRSRSDIIARNADMVNGLSQSLSSGATDSASAVTEISATINEIAQQIRQSANNADKASRLSAQSVASANNGNQLMSELQTAMTEIEASGNDINDIIRTIESIAEQTNLLALNAAIEAARAGEHGRGFAVVADEVRKLAGRSAEAVQQTSKLIATSAEKTNRGIELSKQTAQSLKDIVDGASQVSGLVEEIAQAASEQSAGADQVSLGIGQIDEVTQQNSTNSDSCAASARELTDQSEQLNKLITQFRLK; this is translated from the coding sequence ATGAAGTTAAAATCTATTCAGGCAAAAATTGCCGTAACAGCAGGACTCTGCTTGCTCCTGACAGCAGGTATCCTAGTCGGTTATAGCGTCTATTCTGCGTTAAAAACACAAACCTTGGTTTCGGAGAAAGTGTCTAAGTTAGCCACCGAAACCACACTGAAAGAGATTAAAGCAACCGCGGCTAATTACTCCGAATCGATCAGTCGACGTCTTGAAGAGGCGTTAAGTGCTGCGAGAGCGATTTCCGATGCGATGTCTGCAGCAAAAGAAGCGCAAATCAACCAAGGTGCGCCTTTTATCAACCGTAGTGTGTTTAACGGCATGCTAACCGAAGTGTTGAAATCGAATAAAGATTTGAACGGTACTTATAGCGCTTGGGCACCGAATGCGTTTGATGGTCAAGATGCGCAGTTTAAAGTCAATCGTGACGGGAACAACCCAGACACGGGCCGATTTACGCCGTACTGGATTCGAGATGCCTCTGGGGCGATCAATGTGCAACCGCTGGTGGAATACGACTCGTTTGAAGCGCATCCGAATGGGGTGATGAAAGGGGCATGGTATCAAGTGCCAGAAAAAACCTTGAACGAAACAGTGACGGCGCCACTACCTTACATTGTGCAAGGTAAGAACGTTTGGCTAGCGACGTTGTCTGCACCCATTATTGCTAATGGTAAGTTTTTAGGGGTTGTAGGCGCTGACTATAACCTCGATTTTGTACAGAAACTGAGTGAACAGGTCTCTTCTGAGCTTTACAACGGTCGCTCTCACGTATCGATTGTGACAGCGTCGGGGTTAGTCATCGCCGACAGCGAACAGACAGAAACCATCGGTAAATCGATGCAAGCTCTGTTTGGCGATGAGACTAATTTCGTTCAAACAGCGATAAAAAATAAAGAATCCACAGTCAAAATTGATGAGAAGTCCAACAACCTAAAAGTTATCTCTCCCTTTGTGTTGGGCCAAAGTAATGTCACTTGGGCAATGGTGATAAAGCTCGATTTGGGATTGGTGCTTGCAGATGCCAATGCCTTATCTGCGGAATTGAAATCGAACAACCAAACCGATACCACTTGGCAGATTGGCTTAGGTCTGATTATTTCTGTCGTTGCAATCGGTGCCCTTTTGGTGATGGCGCGCAATATTTCCCAGCCTATTTTGAATGCGGTAAACATGGCGAAAACCATTGCAACGGGCCAGTTTAAAAACCGTTTGAATTATCGCAGTGTTGATGAAGTGGGTCAGCTATCTGAAGCCTTAGATAATATGGCGGAAAGTTTGCAAGCTCAGGTTTCGATTGCCGAGAAAATCTCTCAAGGTGATTTAGCGGTGAATGTGAAACTGGCTTCGAACGAGGACCAGCTTGGCCGAGCTCTATCGCAGATGGTGGATGATTTAAATACGTTGGTCGGGCAAATTCGTTCTCGTTCCGACATCATTGCGCGTAACGCGGACATGGTAAACGGCTTGAGTCAAAGTCTGTCCAGCGGTGCAACGGATTCGGCTTCGGCGGTGACCGAGATCAGTGCGACAATCAACGAAATTGCCCAACAGATCCGTCAGAGCGCCAATAATGCGGATAAAGCAAGTCGTCTATCTGCTCAGTCGGTGGCATCCGCCAATAATGGTAACCAACTGATGTCCGAGCTACAAACGGCGATGACCGAGATTGAAGCGTCGGGTAATGATATTAATGACATCATTCGCACCATCGAATCGATTGCTGAGCAAACCAACTTGCTTGCTTTGAACGCGGCAATTGAAGCGGCTCGTGCCGGCGAACATGGTCGAGGTTTTGCGGTGGTGGCTGACGAAGTACGTAAGCTGGCGGGTCGCAGTGCCGAAGCGGTACAACAAACATCGAAGCTGATTGCCACGTCAGCTGAAAAAACCAATCGCGGTATTGAACTCTCTAAACAGACAGCGCAATCGTTGAAAGACATTGTTGATGGTGCGAGCCAAGTATCAGGTTTAGTGGAAGAGATTGCCCAGGCGGCAAGTGAGCAGTCTGCTGGTGCTGACCAAGTGAGCTTAGGTATCGGCCAAATTGATGAAGTCACTCAGCAAAACAGTACTAACTCAGATAGCTGCGCTGCGTCTGCAAGAGAATTGACCGATCAATCAGAGCAACTCAATAAGCTGATTACTCAATTTAGATTGAAATAG
- a CDS encoding pyridoxal-phosphate dependent enzyme: MKLQHSPITCHQFEQIDFYLKRDDLLHPQFSGNKARKFMSLLSLANADIDTLVGHGSPQANSLYSMAALANLRGWKLDFYVDHIPSWLSQNPIGNYRAALALGANIIATRPTYGCSVADYLTQQQWLPNQLFVPEGGRSPIAQSGVNQLAQEILAWMANQPSANWVVALPSGTGTTALYLHQALKQHHIEVVTCACVGGDDYLREQWLSLGEQSHPTILSNGTKHQFGHLYPEQYDLWQKLGDQTEVEFELLYDPLMWQRLLEWWPTQTDRQLLYIHQGGILGNESMLPRYRRQRN; the protein is encoded by the coding sequence ATGAAACTTCAGCACAGTCCAATTACCTGCCATCAGTTTGAACAAATCGACTTTTATCTCAAACGCGACGACTTATTGCATCCGCAGTTTTCTGGAAATAAGGCCCGTAAATTCATGAGTCTTTTGTCTCTCGCCAATGCAGATATTGATACCTTAGTGGGTCACGGCTCTCCCCAAGCGAACTCTCTGTATTCAATGGCAGCTTTGGCTAACTTGCGAGGTTGGAAGCTCGATTTTTATGTGGATCATATTCCCTCTTGGTTGAGCCAAAATCCGATCGGCAACTATCGTGCAGCACTGGCACTTGGCGCGAATATCATTGCTACTCGCCCAACCTATGGCTGCAGCGTTGCAGATTATCTAACCCAGCAACAATGGCTTCCTAATCAATTGTTTGTGCCAGAAGGCGGCCGCTCTCCCATCGCACAAAGTGGGGTTAACCAACTAGCACAAGAGATCTTAGCGTGGATGGCGAATCAACCCTCAGCCAACTGGGTGGTGGCGTTACCTTCTGGGACGGGGACAACCGCTTTATATCTTCATCAAGCATTAAAGCAGCACCATATTGAAGTCGTCACTTGTGCTTGTGTCGGTGGCGATGATTACCTTCGAGAACAATGGCTAAGTTTAGGGGAGCAATCCCACCCTACCATCCTAAGTAATGGCACTAAGCATCAATTTGGCCACCTTTACCCAGAGCAATACGATTTGTGGCAAAAGCTCGGCGACCAAACTGAGGTGGAATTTGAATTGTTGTACGACCCACTGATGTGGCAACGATTACTAGAGTGGTGGCCAACTCAAACAGATCGCCAATTACTTTATATCCATCAAGGTGGGATTTTAGGTAACGAAAGTATGCTGCCCCGCTATCGCCGCCAAAGAAACTAG
- a CDS encoding endo alpha-1,4 polygalactosaminidase, which translates to MWLRLFGLFNVCLLIGCNSGGSSSDSSDNSSSWYTPSVGVTWQWQLQGTVNTSYDVTIYDIDLFDSSASLISTLQAQGRKVICYFSAGSYENWRSDAADFDSSDLGNDVEGWANEQWLNINSTSVRNIMLARLDLAQSKGCDGVEPDNVDGYVNSSGFSLTYNDQLSFNRFLANAAHSRGLAIGLKNDLDQIDDLVSYFDFAVNEQCFEYSECSTVVPFITAGKPVLNAEYLSTYVSSSSARASMCSSSISLGLSTLVLSEDLDDSLRYSCR; encoded by the coding sequence ATGTGGTTACGATTATTTGGCTTGTTTAATGTCTGCTTATTAATTGGCTGCAATAGCGGTGGTAGTAGCAGCGACTCAAGTGACAATAGTTCATCTTGGTATACACCTTCTGTAGGTGTAACTTGGCAATGGCAACTACAAGGCACTGTAAATACAAGTTACGATGTCACCATATACGATATCGACCTTTTTGATTCTTCCGCCTCTCTTATCTCCACTTTGCAAGCACAGGGCCGTAAAGTTATCTGCTATTTCTCTGCAGGTTCTTACGAAAACTGGCGCTCTGACGCTGCAGATTTTGACTCCAGTGATCTTGGCAATGACGTTGAGGGGTGGGCCAATGAGCAGTGGCTCAATATCAATTCAACCTCAGTACGCAATATCATGCTGGCGCGTCTCGATTTGGCACAGTCCAAAGGGTGTGATGGTGTCGAACCCGATAACGTCGATGGCTACGTCAATAGCAGTGGATTTAGCTTAACTTATAACGACCAACTCTCCTTTAACCGCTTTCTCGCCAATGCGGCACACAGTCGAGGCTTAGCGATCGGTCTGAAAAATGACCTCGACCAAATCGATGATTTAGTCAGCTATTTTGATTTTGCGGTTAATGAGCAATGCTTTGAGTACAGTGAATGCTCCACGGTTGTCCCTTTTATTACCGCTGGAAAACCTGTCCTTAACGCTGAGTATTTAAGCACCTATGTTTCCAGCTCATCCGCTCGCGCGAGCATGTGTTCCTCATCCATTAGCCTCGGTTTAAGCACGCTGGTCCTCTCTGAAGACCTCGATGACAGCCTACGCTACTCCTGTCGCTGA
- a CDS encoding diguanylate cyclase, translated as MLALNYRITHEVSEDAVIINLAGRQRMLSQNMAKSVFQIDEERTTSKQAQSLILQYMQSYEMFSDTLEGFAKGGYVVDAEKKLVMVKPINLPQVNNLINNANQLLIPLDQLNLSILKNGLNPKLLDDIKQTLANINLPLLSLMNEITVLVEKNSQEKSDTLRSIQIFTFFLALMNFGFIITQFRSGQKQSEQTINVLSELIQSAKASLVIFDESGHVTMANESARRMFGYTEGEILQLSKDKLFSYDNEQLVALTRSGKQVPVELHERSIIRHGETLTIATLIESQQQLNHNRTLFQLANRDPLTGMFNRNALNIALYHKVQQTKFWGARFACYAINIDNFKQVNSLYGRNIGDDVLKEFTYRLCRTTRDSDFIYRYGGDEFVLVVDLSDNELALNKVTSKVKDITSVPFKLPDDIEVNLTASIGVAICPDDADDPEELLTIAQEVMHRGKDSEVIELSQAARIRQKQPSSEG; from the coding sequence ATGCTCGCCCTTAACTATAGAATTACACACGAAGTCTCAGAAGATGCTGTGATCATTAACCTTGCCGGTAGACAAAGGATGCTATCGCAAAACATGGCCAAATCCGTGTTTCAAATCGATGAAGAACGCACCACCTCCAAACAAGCACAATCGCTTATCCTGCAATATATGCAATCTTATGAAATGTTCAGCGACACTTTAGAGGGCTTTGCCAAGGGTGGCTATGTGGTTGATGCGGAGAAAAAACTGGTGATGGTAAAACCAATCAACCTGCCGCAAGTGAACAACCTCATTAACAATGCCAATCAATTGCTCATCCCTCTTGATCAGCTTAATTTGAGCATATTGAAAAATGGGCTCAACCCCAAATTGCTCGACGACATAAAGCAAACTCTTGCCAATATAAATTTACCTTTATTAAGTTTGATGAACGAGATTACGGTCCTAGTAGAAAAAAATTCTCAGGAAAAATCAGATACGTTACGTTCGATACAAATATTCACGTTTTTTCTGGCACTGATGAATTTTGGCTTCATTATTACCCAATTCCGTTCTGGTCAAAAACAGTCTGAGCAGACGATAAATGTATTAAGCGAACTGATTCAGTCGGCAAAAGCCTCATTAGTTATTTTTGACGAATCAGGGCACGTCACAATGGCGAATGAAAGTGCGCGTAGGATGTTTGGCTATACCGAAGGCGAAATACTCCAGCTCTCCAAAGATAAATTGTTTAGCTACGATAACGAGCAGTTGGTTGCTCTCACTCGCAGTGGTAAACAAGTGCCAGTGGAACTGCATGAACGTTCCATCATCCGTCATGGTGAAACATTAACGATTGCAACCTTAATCGAATCTCAACAGCAACTGAATCACAACCGTACCCTATTCCAACTGGCGAATAGAGACCCACTGACTGGGATGTTCAATCGCAATGCGTTAAATATCGCCCTCTATCATAAAGTGCAACAAACTAAGTTCTGGGGTGCTCGCTTCGCTTGCTATGCCATTAATATCGATAACTTTAAGCAGGTGAATAGTTTATACGGACGTAACATCGGTGATGATGTACTGAAAGAGTTTACTTACCGGCTGTGCAGAACAACAAGGGACAGTGACTTTATCTACCGATACGGTGGCGATGAGTTTGTGTTGGTCGTGGACTTATCGGATAACGAATTGGCGCTAAATAAAGTGACCAGCAAGGTCAAAGACATTACCTCTGTGCCATTTAAGCTACCTGATGACATCGAAGTGAACTTAACCGCCAGTATTGGAGTGGCCATTTGCCCTGATGATGCAGATGATCCCGAAGAACTGCTCACCATTGCTCAAGAAGTGATGCACAGAGGTAAAGATTCAGAAGTCATCGAGCTTTCTCAAGCGGCGCGGATTCGCCAAAAACAACCTTCTTCGGAAGGCTAA
- a CDS encoding MFS transporter translates to MTTAQTQQQTATPPSQRRKLTLEDVKTLSLSALGGSLEFYDFVIFVYFANVVGGLFFPADMPEWMRQVQTYGIFAAGYLARPLGGIIMAHFGDLLGRKRMFMLSIFLMAVPTLAIGLMPTYEQIGLAAPLLLLLCRVLQGAAIGGEAPGAWVFVTEHVSKRHIGFACGTLSAGLVAGILIGSLVATAIHSAYSAQEVHAYAWRIPFLLGGIFGFVTMYLRRWLHETPVFKAMQEHKQLAQEMPVKTVVKEYLPSVIMTMAVTWVLTAAVVVTVLLLPSLLQNVIHLDPKTALEANSLAIIFILVGCLVSGALGDRFGNGPIMAIFSIGLGTSFWAFYSTMLQDTTYLFPMYCVVGFFVGLVGIVPAIAVKSFPAAIRFSGLSFSYNIAYAIFGGLTPMIITTMIIENVMAPAYYVAFVSLIGVVASLAIIRFRPTLDLAANPA, encoded by the coding sequence ATGACAACTGCACAAACACAACAGCAAACTGCCACGCCCCCGTCACAGAGGCGCAAACTAACTCTTGAAGACGTAAAAACCCTAAGCTTGTCCGCATTAGGCGGTTCACTAGAGTTTTACGACTTTGTTATTTTCGTTTATTTCGCCAATGTTGTCGGTGGGCTCTTCTTTCCAGCAGACATGCCAGAATGGATGCGTCAGGTACAAACCTACGGTATTTTCGCAGCAGGATATTTAGCACGCCCTCTCGGCGGTATTATTATGGCTCACTTCGGTGACCTATTAGGCCGCAAACGCATGTTTATGCTAAGTATTTTCCTGATGGCAGTACCAACATTGGCGATTGGCCTGATGCCAACTTACGAACAAATTGGCTTGGCCGCGCCATTGTTACTGCTACTTTGCCGTGTACTGCAAGGCGCAGCGATTGGCGGTGAAGCCCCAGGCGCTTGGGTATTTGTAACCGAGCACGTATCAAAACGTCATATCGGTTTTGCGTGCGGTACACTTTCTGCTGGTTTAGTTGCCGGGATTTTGATCGGTTCATTAGTCGCTACCGCGATTCATTCAGCTTATTCAGCACAAGAAGTGCACGCTTACGCATGGCGTATTCCATTCTTACTGGGTGGCATCTTCGGTTTTGTGACTATGTATCTACGTCGTTGGTTACACGAAACACCCGTTTTCAAAGCAATGCAAGAGCACAAACAGTTAGCGCAAGAGATGCCAGTGAAAACTGTGGTTAAAGAATACTTACCCTCAGTCATCATGACTATGGCGGTAACTTGGGTTCTAACTGCAGCCGTTGTGGTAACCGTACTATTACTGCCATCATTGCTACAAAACGTTATCCATCTGGATCCTAAAACCGCTCTAGAAGCCAATAGCCTAGCGATTATCTTTATCTTGGTTGGCTGTTTAGTTTCCGGTGCCTTGGGCGATCGCTTTGGTAACGGTCCTATCATGGCTATTTTTAGTATCGGCTTAGGTACTAGTTTCTGGGCGTTTTATAGCACAATGCTGCAAGACACCACTTACCTATTCCCAATGTATTGTGTGGTTGGTTTCTTTGTGGGCTTGGTCGGCATTGTTCCTGCTATTGCTGTGAAAAGTTTCCCTGCTGCCATTCGTTTTTCAGGCCTATCATTTTCATACAACATTGCCTACGCCATCTTCGGTGGTTTAACCCCAATGATCATCACGACTATGATTATCGAAAATGTTATGGCTCCAGCATATTATGTGGCGTTTGTGTCATTGATTGGTGTGGTAGCGAGCTTGGCGATTATACGTTTTCGTCCAACATTGGATTTGGCTGCCAACCCAGCTTAA
- a CDS encoding diacylglycerol kinase, translating to MKPGHTGILRLFYATQFSWQGLNAAWKNEAAFRQEVLFLLPLAGASLLFPVSKAEHVALIASLVLVMIVELLNSAIEAVVDRIGSEHHELSGRAKDIGSAAVLVTMALAFTTWCIILI from the coding sequence ATGAAGCCTGGTCATACTGGCATTTTGCGTCTGTTCTATGCCACTCAGTTTTCTTGGCAAGGATTAAACGCTGCATGGAAAAATGAGGCCGCATTTCGCCAAGAAGTGCTGTTCCTATTACCTCTCGCTGGCGCATCGCTACTCTTCCCTGTAAGCAAAGCCGAACATGTCGCCTTAATCGCAAGCCTTGTATTGGTGATGATTGTGGAATTACTTAACTCCGCTATTGAAGCTGTCGTCGATAGAATTGGCTCAGAGCATCACGAGCTAAGCGGTCGAGCTAAAGATATTGGTTCCGCGGCCGTATTGGTGACCATGGCACTCGCTTTTACAACTTGGTGCATTATTTTGATTTAG
- a CDS encoding methyl-accepting chemotaxis protein has translation MTINSIKTKIALAAGICLVTASVALVGYSVFSANESRDFVSVEATNLIKQEALKKLELTASAAAKTIDETIDSSLETAKAIATFVASVKTQDTQSGTKRLNRDDYDSVLLAFLKKDPDLNGTYSAWAPNGYDGQDSSALSSRTDTSDDGRFVPYVTRDASGKISTQPLVEYDSLEKHPNGIVKGAWYQVPKATSKETVTAPLPYIVQGKSVWLATMSAPILVNGQFLGVAGTDFNLDFMQSLAVKLSNSIYPGHSRVTISTADGLLIADSKSPEFIGKSTENIYGDKTPVVISLIKKGDNYVTDDQQNNLYKVLIPISFGNSDIKWGITLEVNKDVVLENAVLLGNNLTAKNQENFIYQIVIGLVITIVAILAIIFFSHRIAQPILAAVNMAKTIAQGRFDHRLNHQSADEIGQLSQALDEMATSLYNQVKVAEKIAQGDLTVQVKLASPEDQLGNSLRKMVEDLNNLIQQITQRASVIGGNAESVSTLSHDLASGATQSAASITEISATIANITDQINQSAENAQQANNLSNLSNELATTGNQLMEELSSAMVDIESSGNEITNIIGAIEDIAEQTNLLALNAAIEAARAGEAGRGFAVVADEVRNLAARSASAVQDTVKIINNSAAKTKRGIELSAQTSSALKDIVDNISKVSSLITDIAEASSLQSTGADEINQGIKQIDQVTVHNSSNSERCADAANELTSESQDLINLVSKFKL, from the coding sequence ATGACAATCAATTCGATTAAAACCAAGATAGCTTTAGCTGCAGGGATCTGCTTGGTAACGGCTTCCGTTGCATTGGTAGGTTATAGCGTCTTCTCAGCGAATGAGTCGCGTGACTTCGTTTCAGTAGAAGCCACCAACTTGATAAAGCAAGAAGCGTTGAAGAAGTTAGAGTTGACGGCCTCTGCTGCTGCAAAAACCATTGATGAAACCATTGACTCTAGTTTAGAGACAGCAAAAGCCATCGCCACCTTCGTTGCCAGCGTTAAGACACAAGATACTCAATCCGGGACTAAACGCCTCAACCGTGATGACTACGATAGCGTCCTACTTGCCTTTTTAAAGAAAGATCCCGATCTAAACGGTACTTACAGCGCTTGGGCACCCAATGGCTATGATGGACAAGACAGCAGCGCATTATCATCAAGAACCGACACCAGCGATGACGGTCGATTTGTACCTTATGTCACTCGCGATGCGAGCGGCAAAATCAGTACGCAACCCTTAGTGGAATACGATTCGTTAGAAAAACATCCCAATGGGATAGTGAAAGGCGCTTGGTATCAAGTACCCAAAGCGACCTCGAAGGAAACAGTGACTGCGCCACTACCCTACATAGTGCAAGGTAAGTCGGTTTGGCTTGCGACCATGTCTGCACCTATCTTGGTGAATGGTCAGTTCTTGGGGGTGGCAGGTACAGACTTCAATCTCGACTTTATGCAGTCACTGGCGGTCAAACTGTCAAACAGCATTTATCCCGGTCACAGCAGAGTGACCATTTCAACCGCCGACGGCCTGCTTATCGCCGATAGCAAGTCACCTGAATTTATTGGTAAATCCACCGAAAATATTTATGGTGACAAAACGCCTGTCGTTATTTCCCTCATAAAGAAAGGCGATAACTATGTCACCGATGATCAACAGAATAATCTGTATAAAGTGCTTATTCCGATTAGCTTCGGTAACTCTGATATCAAATGGGGCATAACGCTGGAAGTGAATAAAGACGTGGTTCTCGAAAATGCGGTGTTATTGGGAAATAACCTCACGGCAAAAAACCAAGAGAACTTCATCTATCAAATCGTGATTGGCTTGGTGATTACCATTGTGGCCATTTTGGCGATAATCTTTTTCTCACACCGTATTGCGCAGCCAATTTTGGCGGCAGTGAATATGGCGAAGACGATTGCACAAGGACGTTTTGATCATCGCCTAAACCACCAATCAGCAGACGAGATTGGGCAGTTATCACAAGCACTTGATGAGATGGCAACCTCCCTTTATAACCAAGTGAAAGTGGCAGAAAAAATTGCACAAGGCGACTTAACCGTTCAAGTCAAATTGGCATCCCCCGAAGATCAACTCGGCAATTCACTGCGTAAAATGGTTGAAGACCTGAATAACCTGATTCAACAAATCACCCAACGTGCGAGTGTTATTGGTGGTAATGCTGAATCGGTCTCCACACTTAGCCACGATCTGGCAAGCGGTGCAACCCAATCGGCAGCGTCTATTACGGAGATCAGTGCCACCATCGCTAACATTACCGATCAAATTAACCAAAGCGCTGAAAATGCTCAGCAGGCGAATAATCTCTCAAACCTTAGTAATGAGTTAGCGACTACGGGCAATCAGTTAATGGAAGAGCTGAGTTCCGCCATGGTGGATATCGAAAGCTCTGGGAATGAAATCACCAATATTATCGGCGCAATTGAAGATATTGCAGAGCAGACCAACTTATTGGCGCTCAATGCCGCGATAGAAGCCGCTCGCGCCGGTGAAGCGGGACGTGGTTTTGCGGTCGTCGCCGATGAAGTCCGTAATCTTGCCGCACGAAGCGCTTCGGCAGTTCAAGACACGGTGAAGATAATTAATAACTCTGCAGCAAAAACCAAACGAGGCATTGAGTTAAGCGCACAAACATCGAGTGCATTAAAAGATATTGTCGACAACATCAGCAAAGTGTCGTCCTTAATTACGGATATTGCAGAGGCATCGTCATTACAATCAACTGGCGCCGATGAAATTAACCAAGGGATTAAGCAGATTGACCAAGTAACTGTACACAATAGTTCCAACTCAGAGCGTTGTGCCGATGCCGCCAATGAACTCACGAGTGAGTCACAAGATCTGATTAATTTAGTGAGCAAGTTTAAGCTTTAA
- the fucO gene encoding lactaldehyde reductase, with translation MSFALKMPRLCLMGVGAIHDAVEQMATQNTQKALVVTDHTLVELNIVAPVLAALEKHHIAYSLFDKVTPNPTVTLVNQGLAQYQQEQCDAFIAIGGGSPIDCAKAIRIMATNKGRINDYEGVNKVANEGAYFIAINTTAGTAAEMTSNSVITDEQAEKKMVIIDDKQIPDIAVNDPTVMVGLPASVTAATGMDALTHAIEAYVSAGHHALTDPTALEAIRLIHHWLPTAVADGQNIEARQGLACAEYLAGMAFNSAGLGLVHAMAHQPGATHNLPHGVCNAILLPVVSAYNAKFVPERFRTVAAVLGEDVATLSDKEGALQAIKAIRSLSTQVGIPSGFSELGIKESDIPHWIDKALADPCLGCNPHQPTAKEVYELYSEAL, from the coding sequence ATGTCTTTTGCGTTAAAAATGCCCAGACTTTGTCTGATGGGTGTTGGTGCTATTCATGATGCCGTTGAACAGATGGCGACTCAGAATACGCAAAAAGCCTTAGTTGTTACTGACCATACATTGGTAGAGCTCAATATTGTTGCTCCTGTATTGGCGGCTTTAGAGAAGCACCACATTGCTTATTCCTTGTTTGACAAAGTGACACCAAACCCAACTGTCACCTTGGTTAATCAAGGTCTAGCTCAGTATCAACAAGAGCAATGTGACGCTTTTATCGCTATTGGTGGCGGTAGCCCTATTGACTGCGCTAAAGCGATTCGCATTATGGCGACCAATAAAGGTCGGATTAATGATTATGAAGGGGTCAATAAAGTCGCTAACGAAGGCGCTTACTTTATTGCCATTAATACCACAGCTGGTACGGCCGCTGAGATGACCTCCAACTCAGTGATTACTGACGAGCAGGCAGAAAAGAAAATGGTGATCATTGATGACAAACAGATCCCAGATATCGCCGTCAATGATCCGACGGTGATGGTTGGTCTGCCAGCCTCAGTGACTGCTGCAACTGGCATGGATGCATTGACTCACGCCATCGAAGCGTATGTTTCTGCTGGACATCATGCCTTAACCGACCCAACCGCACTAGAAGCGATCCGGTTGATCCATCACTGGCTCCCTACTGCAGTTGCTGATGGACAAAATATTGAAGCACGCCAAGGATTAGCCTGCGCCGAATATCTGGCTGGTATGGCATTTAACAGTGCTGGTCTAGGTTTAGTACATGCAATGGCTCACCAACCAGGAGCAACGCACAACCTACCTCACGGTGTATGTAATGCGATTCTACTTCCTGTTGTCAGCGCCTATAACGCCAAGTTTGTTCCTGAACGTTTTCGCACGGTTGCGGCAGTATTAGGTGAAGATGTCGCCACATTAAGTGATAAAGAGGGCGCACTCCAAGCCATCAAAGCGATTCGCTCACTTTCAACACAAGTGGGTATTCCAAGTGGTTTCTCTGAATTGGGCATCAAAGAGAGCGACATTCCTCATTGGATTGATAAAGCACTGGCTGATCCATGTTTAGGGTGTAACCCGCATCAACCGACCGCAAAAGAAGTTTACGAGCTTTACTCAGAAGCACTTTAA